Part of the Elusimicrobiaceae bacterium genome is shown below.
GCGGCGGCGGCCGGCCTGCTCACGGGCGGCGATATAAGCGATTATCTGCCTGCGGCTCCCCGGCCCGGTTCGCTGCCGGAATGCGACCTTTCGGCGCTTGATGAAAGAACCTTGCAAAACCGCTCAATGCGGACATGCGCCAAAGCGGTCAAACTGGTCCATACCGGCAATCCCGCCGACGCGCAACACCTGTTAACCAGCGCTCTTGCGCTGTTTCGCCAGAATTTCCGCGCGTGGTGGAATCTGGCGCGGCTGGCAAGACTGACCGGCGACACCCGTCTTGCGGATTCCTGTTTCGACCGCGCGCTCCAATGCCTTGCGCTTAACCCCGGCCTGGACAGAACCGGCTCTACTGCAAAGAACATATTGCTAGACAGAACCGGAAAATGTATAACTTGTTTAGACGGGGTTTTTACCGTCAAATCCAAGGAGGAAACATTAAAATGAAAGTTTCATCAAAACTTGCCCTTGCGGGAATTTTTTGTGCCGGCGCAGTAGCGTTAGTCGCCGGATGCGCCAAAAAGGAAGTCCCTGCGGAAACAATACCGGTTCCCGAACAGGCCGCACCCATCGCAATTGACACCACCACCACACCAGCTCCCGCGGCAGTTTCGGCCGAAACAACTCCGGCCGTACAGTAATTTAACACAGGATCACAATCCGGCGGACAAACGGAACCTTTCAAAAAGCGTTATGTCCGCCGGATTGGAACAATATGACGAAAAAACTGGAAGCAATAGGCGCTAAAACCGGCCTCGCCAGACAGGACGTGCGCCGCCTGTGCGGTTTCGGCGTCCTGAGCATGGCCGGAGCATTGCTGGCCCTGCTCTGCGCGGGCTGTTGCGGAAACAGGAACGTTCCCGCCGGAAACAATGCCGGACCGGATGACCCGCGCGAACCGGTCCTGACGCGCGACAGCCGCGAACAACCCGATCCCCGGCAAGCCGGGCCCGGTCCGGCCGGGGAGCCTGCCCGCCGGACCGACAGGTCGCCCTGGGAAGGCTATCCGGCCGGCACCCGTTACGCAACCGTTTCGCCGAAAGATTTTTAAGCCCGTATTTCAACCCCCGCACATCCCGCTCTCGCTGAATTTTCGCAGACAAAGGAGCGCCCGTTTATGGAAGAACCGATACCGCAGAAAAAACTTTACCGAAGCACACGCGACAGCAGCATATGCGGAGTGCTGGGGGGGCTGGCGGAATATCTGTCGGTTGACCCCGCGCTGATGCGCGCGCTGTTTCTGCTGAGCCTGTTTCTGACGGCGTTTCTCCCGCTCGCGCTGGCGTATTTCGCCGCTGGTTTCATAATGCCGCTTCCGCCGGACGGGTTCAAGCCGCCCGAACTAAAACGCCGTTTTTTCCGCTCGACGGATGACCGCAAACTGCTGGGCATTATCGGCGGACTGGCGGAATATTTCAAGCTGGATCCGACACTTCTTCGTCTGGCCTTTATTTTCGCGCTTTGCCTGACCGCAATCGCGCCCGGGATAATCGGCTATTTCGCGGCTTATTTCGTTGCGCCGGATAACCCTGCGCCGCAGGCCTGACCCGCCGCGTTTTCACCGGTCGGTTTTTCTTGACGGGAAAACCGGACTGTCTGTTTTTATCTTCTAATAGTTACATTTATGTATAATAGCTGAGGATGAAAAGCTATAACCGCGCGGAAATCAAGGAAGAAATAGCCGCCGTAACCGTTTCGCTCGCCATAGTGCTGATGACGGGCACGTTCGGTTATATGATTGTGGAGGACTGGAATTTCCTGGACTCCCTCTACATGACGGTCATCACGCTGGCGACGATAGGATATGGAGAGACGCACCCGCTCTCGCCCGCAGGCCGGATATTCACCATTTTCCTTATTTTCGGCGGACTGGGCTTTGTGGCCTATTCATTCTCGCTTATCACGGCTATTTTCGTGGGCGGGCACCTGACGGATGTTTTCCGGCGGTCCCGGATGGCAAAGCGGATCTCCTCGCTAAAAAACCATTTCGTGATCTGCGGCGCGAACGCCACAGGCATGTGCATCGCCAGCGAACTTAAGGCGGGCGGCGGCAAATATGTGTTTGTGGACGCCAATGCGTCCGCGGCCGAACAACTCCTCGCCGCGGGGCACCCTGTCATCTGCGGCGATCCGACCGACGATGACGTGCTCAAAACCGCCGCCATCACCCGCGCGCGCGGCCTGTTCAGCGCGCTGGAAGGCGACCGCGACAACGCATTCGCCGCGCTGACCGCAAAAACCCTTAACCCGGCGCTGAAAGTGGTTTCCCGCCAGCGGGATGAGGGCGCGGCCCGCAAACTTTTCCAAAGCGGCGCGGACGCGGTCGTAAACACCGCCGGCATAGGCGCTCTGCGGATGGTTTCGGAAATGGTGCGCCCGAAAGCAGTAGCGTTCATGGACCTTATCCTGCGGAAGA
Proteins encoded:
- a CDS encoding PspC domain-containing protein produces the protein MEEPIPQKKLYRSTRDSSICGVLGGLAEYLSVDPALMRALFLLSLFLTAFLPLALAYFAAGFIMPLPPDGFKPPELKRRFFRSTDDRKLLGIIGGLAEYFKLDPTLLRLAFIFALCLTAIAPGIIGYFAAYFVAPDNPAPQA
- a CDS encoding NAD-binding protein yields the protein MKSYNRAEIKEEIAAVTVSLAIVLMTGTFGYMIVEDWNFLDSLYMTVITLATIGYGETHPLSPAGRIFTIFLIFGGLGFVAYSFSLITAIFVGGHLTDVFRRSRMAKRISSLKNHFVICGANATGMCIASELKAGGGKYVFVDANASAAEQLLAAGHPVICGDPTDDDVLKTAAITRARGLFSALEGDRDNAFAALTAKTLNPALKVVSRQRDEGAARKLFQSGADAVVNTAGIGALRMVSEMVRPKAVAFMDLILRKNSGTFIIEEIPVPRGTGRTFAQLNDMPGVKVLAVRRPRDQDYSINPPRASCS